The genomic interval GGGTCACTCGCAGGTcctggcaggagggctggggttCACTCGCAGGTCCTGGCAGGATCAGGTCTGCAGGACCAGGTCCACCCGCAGGTCCTAGCAGGAGGGCTGCGCGCTGCCCAGCTGCCCCGCGGCCAGCGTCAGGATGTCCTTCTTCTCCTTGTGGAAGCGCAGCTCCTTCCCCGCCAGCCGCGCGTCGTCCAGCTCGCGCTCCGTGGCCGCCAGCTCCCGCGACAGGGCCCCCGGGCTGCCCTGCTCCCGGTTCACCCAGTCCAGCGCCATCTGGCTGCGGATGTCGTCGTCCAGGGCGCGGTGCGAGTAGTGGGCCAGCACCTCctgtgatggggacaggggacacgcgCTCAGAAAACACACGGGGAGAggctgcagcacagggagggggCCGGGGGCTTTGCTCAagctgcgccaggggaggttgaggttggaaatctGGGGTGATTTCGTCACAAAAGGGTTGTTGGGTGTTGGAAGAGgctgaagtggtggagtcaccgtccctggaggggtttaaagacggagatgaggttctcagggcatggGGTGGtgtcaggggtgggggaacggttggaattgatgatcttgaggggcttttccaaccaaaatggtgatTCTGGGATcgtggaagggtttgggttgggagggaccttcaaacagCATCCAGTCATGGGCAGGGACGTCCCCACCAGATCAGGGACAGGTTCAGTAGATCAGGGACAGGTTCAGTAGATCAAGGACACGTTCAGTAGATcagggacatccaaccagaccaggttgctcagggtgcCCAGCCCAACCTTGGGTgctctcagggatggttcatccaccacttccctggggagcctgggccAGGGTCTCCCCACCCTCAGCATCACAAATGGAGTTTGGAGATGGGATCTTGGGGatgattccttccccaaagggctgtgggtgttggaacagctgcccagggcagtgctggagtcatcagccctggaggggttggatacacagagacgaggttctcagggcatGGGGTGGTGCCAGGGTTGGGCGAACGCCTGGACTGGATCTCAAAGCTCTCTTGCACCCCGCACGGCTCTGTGACCGGAAGGAGGAGGCGGTTGTCACCGGGTGTGGGGACAGCTCACCTGGCGCGAGCACTGCCGCTCCCGCATGGCCTTGAGGCTGCCGTTCCAGTGCAGCAGCTGGAACACGGTCATCAGCTCCTGCAACGGCAACAGAGTCAGcgccaggggacacggggacacggatcAGCACCATGACCATCCCAGCAGGGGGGACACCGCAAAATCCCACCCGCTCGGTCGCACGGGGAGGATCGCAGAGCGCGTCACAACCCCCGGGGCTGCAAGGGAAAGATCTGCAGCGTTAATGAGCTGAGGGTGAtcaaaaagagaagcaaagtgGGGCCTCTCCCGCTCGGAGAGAAACCAAACCCGCTGCGCCCTGTGCAGCGGCTCCCGGCGCGCTCCTCCGCTCAGCTGGGCTGCACAAGAATTGTTTCCAGTTACTTTGGAAGCCCCAGTTTAAATTAAAAGGATTCAAagggtcattttggttggaaaagagctttaaatcacagagtccaaccacaaACCCATCCCCGGCACCGCCCCAcgtccctcaggacctcatcgCCGCGTCTGCCCGACGTAACGACGCTGCTCAAGACGCATACTCCACAATCACAGTGGTTTTCGGATGAAAGATGCTCCCCGGCCCGCAGAGAAAAGCCCAATCCCAAGTATTTCGCGCTGCACAAAGCGTCATGAACCCCGTGTTGCGTTCGGAGAGGAAAACCCCACTTTTGTGCCGAATCCGCCACCCAAAGCTCCGTGCAAGCGGCCCCGGAGCCGCGGTGCTGAACTGCGAGCGGTACCTGGAACTCCAGCATGGATTTGCCCTTGTTGGACTCCAGCATGAAGCGGAACGCGCCGATCCCGGTGTTGGGGTTGTCGGCCTCCTCCCGGTTGCCCTGCAGGGGACATTGCACGTGAGAAACGCGACTCCCGACCAAACGGGAGTTTGTCCCCCTGCCCTGCCTGGTCTGCACACCAATGCGAGGGGACCCGGACTGCGTGCGAGGGGAAGCAGGAGAATGAGAATTAAGTCTGAATACTCAGAAGTCACCGAACAAACCAGCCCTGCCGTGACGAGTTCCAGATGTAAAAGCAAACTCTGCCTTGGGGTTTTTCTCCCCGCAATGGGGCAGCGGGAAGCCTTACGTTGAAAGACGCCAGCGCCTCCGAGACGCTCTTCTCGATGAACTCGTCCGTGATGCGCCGCGAGGGGTGCTCGTTGAACACCGAGTTCATCAGCGCGATCTTGGCGGCGCTCCGGCGGGCTTCGGCCTTGGTCGGGCAGAACTGGGGGAGACAGACGGCGTCAGGACAGACAGACGGCGGGGTGACCGAGGTCCCCGCGGCCCCACGCTCCACGTTTCGCACGAACCACGGGAATTCGGGGGCGGCGTTGGGGCCGTCGCTGCTCTCAGACATCCTGAACTCATTATCTGAAACCACAGCCAGCCCAGCCACGCTCGGCCCCAGAGCCGCGGCAGGAGCCGAACGCGCCGCAAAACGCCGGCGTCAAACCACGGTCACCGGCTTAAAGGGAAAACGTAACCAAATGGCTCCAAAGCGCGAGGGCTGATCTCGGGACCGGGAGCTGCTCCAGGCGTTTCTTTTGGAAACGTTCGTCAAACGAAGACGGGAGATTAACGAGGGAACGCAAAACGCAGCGGGACCCGCTGTGATGTTTGGACCTTAACCTTTCGGGTGAAGTGTTTGGGTTAGACCTTTTCCTTTTAGACAGAAACAGGGGAAGGAATTATTGATTCAATGCTGCTGAGCACCCGGAttaggttaatgaggagagcaggGATGTACCTGGAAGCTGGGCACCCAGAttaggttaatgaggagagcaagGGATGGTACCTGAGTACCCAGGTTAGGTTAACGAGGAGGGCAGGGATGTACCTGGAAGCTGAGCACCCAGGTTAGGTTAACGAGGAGGGCAGGGATGTACCTGGAAGCTGAGCACCCACGTTAGGTTAACGAGGAGGGCAGGGATGTACCTGGAAGCTGGGCACCCAGGTTAGGTTAACGAGGAGGGCAGGGATGTACCTGGAAGCTGAGCACCCACGTTAGGTTAACGAGGAGGGCAGGGATGTACCTGGAAGCTGGGCACCCAGGTTAGGTTAACGAGGAGGGCAGGGATGTACCTGGAAGCTGGGCACCCAGGTTAGGTTAACGAGGAGGGCAGGGATGTACCTGGAAGCTGCCGAAGCAGCTGCCGCCGGgcagggtgacgtagcagacgtAGGGGGGGCTGGAGGACGGCACCATCTCGTACACCACCAGGGCCCCGTTCTTCAGGTCGGCCCCACGCGACTGCTTCATCTGCCAGAACTCCTGCAGGGCCTCCACCACGTTCACTGCAACCAGAACCGGGCCTCACGCGGAGCCGAGAACCCCGAAATGCCCCAAACTGCCTCAAAACACCGCGACGGAGACACACGGAGCCACCCGAGGGGAGAAGAGAAACGTCCCGGTGCAGAACCCCCCCGCAGGTTAAACCCGGGATTAGCTTCGGTACACAAAGCTCCTTCCGTCCCGGTTGGGAAACCAGAGCTGAAAATGCTGGTTTTTGGCAATCATTctctgcaggagaagggagtttTAAGGAGCGCCAAATTTTGAGCATGCACAGCCCAAACCCGCGCCATCACGTTCTCCTTTTTAAAGGACATTTCTTCAATTCAAACAGAGCTCTGCTCGCTCCTGAGCCCCAGTGCCACAGAAGCTCCCTGGGAGCCGTTCTAATCTTAACCCCTTTTTATTTTGTCAGGATTTGGGTAAGAAAAGCGACCTTTGCAGCACCGAATGCCCCAAACCCCTCGTTGTAAGGCTCTCAGTGCGGAAGGGCTGGCGGCAGCTGGCCCGCGGCTCCCCAGCCTCTCTAATCCCGCAGCCGCTCTGGATTACAGGCAgggtgtttttattttgtgaaggaaaagcaagacgggcaaaaaaaaatggaaactgcCTTGAAATGTGAATTGGAAATTGGGCTGAAAAGGCCGTTTTCAGGCGGGACAAGGGCCCCCTGTGCCAGACTGCTCCAAAAAGAGCTTTTTCTGCCCAGGCTGCGCTCAGAGCTCCCGGCTGCCCCCGGCAGGACGGTGCTCAGGAGACGAGAGGGTACAGCACCGGATTAAAGGCTACGAATGCTCCAGAGCAACATGGTTTGTGCATCACAGAGCAGCGACGCGGGGGAAGCGGCGGGAATGGGAGGTTGCGTTGCTTTGTGTCCTGAACCCCATTGTGTGCCAGGTCTGTGAGAACACGGGGGGACCCTGTGCGCCCTGGGGATCCTGATCCCGCACCCTGGGGACCTCGACCCCGCGAACCCCAGGGGATcctgatcctgcaccccggggATCCAACCCCGTGCACCCCTGGGGACCTCGACCCCGTGAACCCCAGGGGATCCTGACCCCGCACCCCAGGGATCCCAACCCCGCGCACCCTGGGGGATCCCGACCCCGTGAACCCCAGGGGATCCTGACCCCGCACCCCAGGGATCCCAACCCCACGCACCCTGGGGGATCCCAACCCCGTGAACCCCAGGGGATCCTGACCCCGCACCCCAGGGATCCCAACCCCGCGCACCCCTGGGATCCCGACCCTGCACACGCTGGGGACCTCAGCCCCGCGCACCCCTGGGACCTCAGCCCCGTGCACCCCGGGGACCTTGAGTCCGTACGGAGCACAAAACAACACGGGGttggaaaataacagaaaaccaagaaaacagGGATTAAAACGAGGGGTGGAGTGAAGGCAGAGCCAGGGGCTGAGGATGCTCCGCACCCGGGGTGGGAGCTCGCCTAACGGGAAAGCCAGCGTGCAAACGAAGATGTTTCAATAAAGATACATCAATCTGTGTCAATAACAAAGATAGATCGAGAACAAAGATATTTTAACGGCCGGCAAGCAGAACAAGTCTCGCTCCCAGCTCAAAGCGCTGGAATTGGCACCACTGACACCAGCGACCGAGCGGCTCCACGTGGCCGGGCGAGCTCACCCTCCTGCCAAACCCTGAGCGGCTCCTGGAGCCGCCGCCCGAGCGGAAGAGCTCGGGAACGCAGAACAGTTGCAAAGCGTCTCCTTTGGGGTGGGGTGGAAGATTCTTTCCATCACAAGGCCGCTAAAATATGTgctttaagcttttttttcccctctcgcTTCTGTGGTTGTTTTTCTTGTGCTTTATGTGAAAAGCAGGAGCCGAAACGCGGCCGGGGGGAGCGGGCGCTGCCGAGCGGGGTCTGCAGCACCTCGCCCCAAACCAGCCCCTTCCAGCCCCAGTTTCTCTTCCCAGCCGTGGGGTTTTTGTATCACAGACCCCAGGAAAAGCCGAGGGCACAACCCCTTTTTTGGAAGAAATGAGCTTTTTTTTGTGTCCTGACACCAAGTCGAAGGGAAGGAATCACACAGAGAGGACTAAATCGCTACCGCACAAGCGCCCTCCTTGTAAAAACACCTAAAAAACACCTGAAAAGAACAAAcagcctctgttttctccaaCTTTACCACATTTACCCATTACAGGTACAGCACGAGCAGGAAATCTCCATCTCTCTGCCCGGCTCAAGTTCCTACACCCGGCTCGTCACCCAAATACTTGCGTTGTCACCCAAAAACCAGCTTTGTCACCCCAATCCCTGCCCACCCTGACCTCATCTCCTTCCCCTAATTTACAAAAGCATAAACCCCACATCAAACGAAGCCCAAAGGAAGTCAAAAGTTTGTGTTTAAGAGGCCGTGGAGCTTCCCAAGAACGGGAGACCCGGGGACGTTCCTGAGCTGGACCCTGGACCGCGGGACCCCCGAGGAAAGGGCTGATCTGGTTGGATTTTCCTCACTTTACGGTCCTTGCTTTCTCATTTTTCACACAAACGGCCCCAGAGCACCGGGTTTGGGTGGGAATTCTCACCTTTAATGCCACCCGAGCTTACTCTGCATCCCACGTGCgaggaaaagtctccaaaaccagcaaaaaagcAGCTTATTACCGACACTGAACCTAATGGCAACAGCCAAGGTGGCCCCTTGGCCACCTTTAGAGCCCGTTGTGTGGGCAACGCGCCAGCTGGGATGGGGAAAATCAGCACAGCGCTCCCAAATCTCTTATTTTCCCAAAACTCGTGGATCTGAGGGGAAAAGGGGAGCAAAGGGACGCGGGTCTGGGGAACCAGGAGCATCCTGGGGAGACCTGCACCTTCAGTTTGTGCTGGGAAAGGACCCACAGAGCAAGGAAAATGGGTTGGAAGAGGAATCCCAGATGAGGGAGAATTAGTGGAGAAGGAGGGTTGGGCAAAGGGCCTGAAACACGAGGAAAAGGGGGAGGTGACACCCTGAGAATGTCCCAGAGCCTCCAGCGATGAGACGGGACATGGGGCATCTGGAGGGGAAAAGGGGCAAAGAAAAGCCCCAAACGCCGGGACACAGCGAGGAGGAACCCTCCCGTGACCCGGGAGAGATGGGGAACGAGACAGAGAGAGAAACCGGCTCAAAGGAGCAGCCCTGGGggagaaccccagaatgtcaggggttgaagggccctggaaagctcatcccgtgcaatccccccggagcaggaacacccagctgaggttccacaggaaggggtccagggggtttgaatgtctgcagagaaggagactccacaacctccctgggcagcctgggccaggctctgacaccctcacccccaacaagttgcttctcctcttccagcggaacctcctgtgttccagtttgcagccattgccccttgtcctgtcactgggtgtcacccagcagagcctggctccatcctcctgacactgcccctttccatcttgatccccatgaatgagtctcccctcagtctcctcttgcccagctccagagccccagctccctcagcctttcctcacacgggagatgctccactccctccagcatcttggtggctgcgctggactctctgcagcagttccctgtctctctggagctgaggggccacaactggacacaatattccaggtgtggtctcaccgggGAGGAGACGGCGcagaccccgggaccccccgccccccggccccgctcaccgCGGCCGTAGCCCTGCGTGTGCTTGGCGAAGCTCCTCACCACGGCCTCCACCGCCTCCCTGAGCACGGCGGGCGGCCCGggcccggggggcggcggcgcggccgggccctgcagccccagcggcggcggcggaggcggcaGCGCCAGCCCCGGGCCCAGCGCGGGCGGAGGGGCcgcccccgcggcggggggaggcggcggaGGGGCCGAGGCGGCGGCGCCGGTGACCCCGGGGCGGAGGGAGCGGAGCGTTCCCAGCCCGGGCTGCGGCCGCTGCGCCCGCACCGACTCCATCGCGGCTCTGAGGGGAGAGCGCCCGCGGCGCCGCGGCTGTCACTCACCACCCACGGGCCAATGGGCGCGGGGATcgccgcggggagggggcggggcggcggcgggaggtggCCAATGGTGGTGGGAGGTGGTGAAAGCGGCGGCGCGCCAATCGCAGGGCATAGGATCGCGAAAGTGGGCGGGGCGGGAAGGACAGGCCAATCACAACTTGTTTGTAGGGCGTGGCGTGGGCGGGGCGCTCTCGCCTTACTTGTG from Patagioenas fasciata isolate bPatFas1 chromosome 30, bPatFas1.hap1, whole genome shotgun sequence carries:
- the LIX1L gene encoding LIX1-like protein translates to MESVRAQRPQPGLGTLRSLRPGVTGAAASAPPPPPPAAGAAPPPALGPGLALPPPPPPLGLQGPAAPPPPGPGPPAVLREAVEAVVRSFAKHTQGYGRVNVVEALQEFWQMKQSRGADLKNGALVVYEMVPSSSPPYVCYVTLPGGSCFGSFQFCPTKAEARRSAAKIALMNSVFNEHPSRRITDEFIEKSVSEALASFNGNREEADNPNTGIGAFRFMLESNKGKSMLEFQELMTVFQLLHWNGSLKAMRERQCSRQEVLAHYSHRALDDDIRSQMALDWVNREQGSPGALSRELAATERELDDARLAGKELRFHKEKKDILTLAAGQLGSAQPSC